TTGTAACGGCGCAAAAGCTCTATGACCCCGGCAGGCGTGCAGGACACAAAGCCCGGCAGCCCCAGCGAGAGCCGTCCCACGTTTTCGGGATGAAAGCCATCCACATCCTTTGCCGGGTCAATGGCCAGCAGACAAGCCTGGGCGTCCAGCCCCTTGGGCAGGGGCAATTGCAGCAAAATGCCGTCCACATCGGGCCGGGCATTGCACTCCCTGATACGGTGCAGCAGATCCTGCTGCGAGGTATCGGCTGGCAGGCGGTAGGCAAAAGAAACAATGCCCACATCGACGCAGGCTTTTTCCTTGTTGCGCACATACACCTGCGAAGCCGGGTCTTCACCCACAAGAATAACAGCCAGGCCCGGGGCACGGCGGCCTTTGGCCCTGGCTGCGCCCACTTCGGCAGCCAGTTCGGCGCGGATATCCTGCGCGGTCTTCTTGCCGTCAATAACTATCATGTATTGCTCCATGGAGTTTTCGTCCACAGGTTCGCAGACGGTTGCTATCGTTTTGACCTACGAGGTTT
This DNA window, taken from Desulfovibrio sp. 86, encodes the following:
- the folD gene encoding bifunctional methylenetetrahydrofolate dehydrogenase/methenyltetrahydrofolate cyclohydrolase FolD; the protein is MIVIDGKKTAQDIRAELAAEVGAARAKGRRAPGLAVILVGEDPASQVYVRNKEKACVDVGIVSFAYRLPADTSQQDLLHRIRECNARPDVDGILLQLPLPKGLDAQACLLAIDPAKDVDGFHPENVGRLSLGLPGFVSCTPAGVIELLRRYNLPTRGKKAVVVGRSDIVGKPLALLLTRSGEFGDATVTICHSRTPDLAAECRSADFLFLAIGRPRLITGDMVRQGAVVIDVGINRGPDGLCGDADYESVSAKASAITPVPGGVGPMTIAMLLVNTVHSWRQRTAGE